The following coding sequences lie in one Arabidopsis thaliana chromosome 3, partial sequence genomic window:
- the NQR gene encoding NADPH:quinone oxidoreductase (NADPH:quinone oxidoreductase (NQR); FUNCTIONS IN: FMN reductase activity; INVOLVED IN: response to salt stress, defense response to bacterium; LOCATED IN: chloroplast stroma, chloroplast, plasma membrane; EXPRESSED IN: 22 plant structures; EXPRESSED DURING: 14 growth stages; CONTAINS InterPro DOMAIN/s: NADPH-dependent FMN reductase (InterPro:IPR005025); Has 4868 Blast hits to 4868 proteins in 1478 species: Archae - 69; Bacteria - 4415; Metazoa - 6; Fungi - 46; Plants - 72; Viruses - 0; Other Eukaryotes - 260 (source: NCBI BLink).) has protein sequence MEAVTAIKPLIRVAALSGSLRKTSFHTGLLRAAIDLTKESVPGLQIEYIDISPLPLINTDLEVNGTYPPVVEAFRQKILEADSILFASPEYNFSVSAPLKNALDWASRPPNVWADKPAAIISTGGGFGGGRSQYHLRQIGVFLDLHFINKPEFTLNAFQPPQKFDAEGNLVDEVTKERLKQVLLSLQAFTLRLQGK, from the exons ATGGAAGCAGTAACGGCGATTAAGCCACTTATCAGAGTCGCTGCTCTCTCTGGTTCTCTCCGGAAAACCTCCTTCCATACTGGTCTCCTCCGCGCTG CGATTGATTTGACGAAAGAATCGGTTCCGGGATTGCAAATTGAGTATATAGATATATCACCGTTACCGTTAATTAACACGGATCTTGAAGTCAACGGTACTTATCCTCCAGTTGTTGAAGCTTTCCGACAGAAGATTCTTGAAGCTGATAGTATCTTGTTTGCTTCTCCTGAGTATAACTTCTCTGTTTCAG CTCCACTTAAGAATGCTCTTGACTGGGCTTCAAGACCACCTAATGTTTGGGCGGACAAACCAGCTGCTATTATAAGCACCGGTGGAGGTTTTGGTGGAGGAAGATCGCAGTACCATCTTCGACAAATCGGAGTCTTCCTTGATCttcatttcatcaacaaaccCGAGTTTACTCTCAATGCATTTCAGCCACCTCAGAAATTTGATGCAGAAGGAAACCTTGTCGATGAAGTGACTAAGGAGAGGTTGAAACAAGTCCTTCTCTCGTTACAAGCATTCACACTTCGACTTCAAGGTAAGTAA
- a CDS encoding hypothetical protein (DUF1184) (Protein of unknown function (DUF1184); CONTAINS InterPro DOMAIN/s: Protein of unknown function DUF1184 (InterPro:IPR009568); BEST Arabidopsis thaliana protein match is: Protein of unknown function (DUF1184) (TAIR:AT1G34560.1); Has 53 Blast hits to 39 proteins in 2 species: Archae - 0; Bacteria - 0; Metazoa - 0; Fungi - 0; Plants - 53; Viruses - 0; Other Eukaryotes - 0 (source: NCBI BLink).), with protein sequence MESMSMNHRVVRHCHNKKLQQSRYSPYSKENIISTIEKEMQKDEAIRLGVELSLFVAETMVLLSDNLRSMLLFCLWVLTNAECTYFTDPVVGRLHCVMLYVLETYIKPKNGVYLADVKSNQWEVFVKSCKSFVFGIRELDRIVLILGKRESSSCEVVKTSDFEHCNQELKKLEETLRSAKDVSEANGFAREVIKSNILCLWKSLFETSQPKVINLKNRTLDMFKPLLNQAREITCSSLIASLHI encoded by the coding sequence ATGGAATCTATGTCAATGAATCACCGTGTTGTGCGTCACTGTCACAACAAGAAATTACAACAGTCTAGATATTCTCCGTACAGTAAAGAGAATATCATCAGTACCATTGAGAAGGAGATGCAGAAAGATGAGGCTATACGATTGGGAGTTGAGCTCTCGCTCTTTGTGGCTGAAACAATGGTCTTATTATCTGACAACCTACGTTCTATGTTACTGTTCTGTCTTTGGGTATTGACGAATGCAGAGTGCACATATTTCACCGATCCCGTGGTAGGAAGGTTGCATTGTGTTATGCTATATGTGTTAGAAACATATATCAAACCTAAGAATGGTGTCTATCTGGCTGATGTCAAATCGAACCAATGGGAAGTTTTCGTAAAGTCTTgcaagagttttgtttttggaatcAGAGAATTGGATCGCATTGTATTGATTCTcggaaagagagaaagctcTTCTTGTGAGGTAGTGAAAACGTCTGATTTTGAACACTGTAACCAAGAGCTGAAGAAGCTAGAGGAGACGTTGAGGTCTGCCAAAGATGTTTCAGAAGCGAATGGATTCGCGAGAGAAGTGATAAAGTCTAACATACTTTGTTTGTGGAAGTCTCTCTTTGAAACATCACAACCCAAGGTGATAAACCTTAAGAATAGAACTCTTGATATGTTTAAGCCTCTCTTGAACCAAGCAAGGGAGATTACTTGCTCTAGTCTTATTGCTTCATTACACATATGA
- a CDS encoding uncharacterized protein (unknown protein; BEST Arabidopsis thaliana protein match is: unknown protein (TAIR:AT4G19240.1); Has 35333 Blast hits to 34131 proteins in 2444 species: Archae - 798; Bacteria - 22429; Metazoa - 974; Fungi - 991; Plants - 531; Viruses - 0; Other Eukaryotes - 9610 (source: NCBI BLink).): MLSDAGGGSDCRRRDLSTPINLHVFYISFIFIESSSVISNLSKYLNLLFYVSFFTESFLCDGRVYRCSIGSDLTQILDASLSSNPKQENSQQSNSSSSQTSEQDFINLSKSSRSGLAPTPPLVSSHRFSLMAGVSLGPSDVLLPLGTSTAHDELKRWQWSPYMIHSRPSFQFFRMTEALSLSRQHQP, encoded by the coding sequence ATGCTCTCTGACGCCGGGGGTGGTTCCGATTGCCGGCGTCGGGACTTATCAACTCCCATCAACCTTCATGTGTTCTATATAAGCTTTATCTTCATTGAATCTTCCTCCGTTATCTCAAATCTCTCAAAATATCTAAATCTCCTTTTTTATGTGAGCTTCTTCACTGAAAGTTTTCTTTGTGACGGAAGAGTATATCGATGCTCTATTGGCTCCGATCTGACTCAGATCTTGGATGCATCTCTGTCTTCGAacccaaaacaagaaaattcaCAACAGTCCAACAGCTCCTCTTCTCAAACATCAGAGCAAGACTTCATCAACTTATCAAAAAGCTCTAGATCTGGACTAGCACCAACACCacctttggtttcttctcacCGGTTTTCGTTGATGGCAGGAGTATCTCTTGGACCATCAGATGTGCTTCTTCCGCTGGGAACGTCGACGGCACACGACGAGCTCAAACGCTGGCAATGGTCACCCTATATGATTCACAGTCGCCCATCATTCCAATTCTTCAGAATGACGGAGGCGCTTTCCTTATCCCGACAACATCAACCCTAG
- a CDS encoding Galactose oxidase/kelch repeat superfamily protein (Galactose oxidase/kelch repeat superfamily protein; FUNCTIONS IN: molecular_function unknown; INVOLVED IN: biological_process unknown; LOCATED IN: endomembrane system; CONTAINS InterPro DOMAIN/s: Galactose oxidase/kelch, beta-propeller (InterPro:IPR011043), Kelch repeat type 1 (InterPro:IPR006652), Kelch related (InterPro:IPR013089), Kelch-type beta propeller (InterPro:IPR015915); BEST Arabidopsis thaliana protein match is: Galactose oxidase/kelch repeat superfamily protein (TAIR:AT4G39240.1); Has 2635 Blast hits to 2037 proteins in 150 species: Archae - 2; Bacteria - 149; Metazoa - 1495; Fungi - 9; Plants - 874; Viruses - 34; Other Eukaryotes - 72 (source: NCBI BLink).) — protein MKKTLFGILSIKNLTKINLTLVSINWFHCLHARLCLVGDLLLLQLGHKIYVFGGCINGDMTSNVFVIDCLHGTFQFLPSMRVPRGCAAFGIVDGKIYVIGGYNKADSLDNWVEVFDLEKQTWESFSGLCNEELSKITLKSVVMNKKIYIMDRGNGIVFDPKKGVWERDFLLDRDWVVGSCVIDNMLYTFGFDSVKRIYRVRVYDPSVRVWSFVKGIEDIPKMDGTLGSRMANHGGKLVILLNLDKNGGTELWCIKIALERRGQQGEIWGKILWYNLVLTLENSSTIVECFDITI, from the coding sequence ATGAAGAAGACCCTATTTGGTATACTCTCAATCAAAAAccttacaaaaataaatctaactCTTGTATCCATAAATTGGTTCCATTGCCTTCATGCCCGTCTTTGCCTTGTTGGGGATCTTCTGTTATTGCAATTAGGCCACAAGATCTATGTTTTTGGTGGATGTATCAATGGCGATATGACTTCTAATGTGTTTGTTATCGATTGCCTACATGGAACATTTCAATTTCTTCCTAGTATGCGTGTGCCACGTGGCTGTGCGGCGTTTGGTATCGTAGATGGGAAGATTTATGTAATTGGAGGGTATAATAAGGCAGATTCGTTGGATAATTGGGTTGAGGTTTTTGACCTCGAGAAGCAAACTTGGGAGTCTTTTTCAGGATTGTGTAATGAAGAGTTGTCCAAGATAACGCTCAAGAGTGTTGtgatgaacaagaagattTACATAATGGATCGTGGAAATGGCATTGTTTTCGATCCTAAGAAAGGTGTATGGGAGAGGGACTTCTTATTGGATAGAGATTGGGTAGTTGGTTCGTGCGTTATTGACAACATGTTGTatacttttggttttgacaGTGTAAAACGTATTTATCGAGTACGTGTCTATGATCCAAGTGTTAGGGTGTGGAGTTTCGTGAAAGGTATTGAAGATATACCAAAAATGGATGGAACTCTTGGGTCTAGAATGGCAAATCATGGCGGAAAGCTCGTAATTTTGCTCAACCTTGATAAAAATGGAGGAACAGAGCTTTGGTGTATAAAAATTGCACTGGAAAGGCGAGGACAACAAGGAGAGATTTGGGGAAAGATTTTGTGGTATAATCTTGTGCTAACTTTGGAAAATTCATCAACAATTGTTGAATGTTTCGATATAACGATTTGA